A segment of the Chrysiogenia bacterium genome:
CCATTGTCGTTCATGGGATCGGCCTCGTAACCGGTGCCCGCGATCGTGGTGATGATGTTCGTCTGCCCGTCGATCCGCCGAATGCGGTGGTTGAAGATGTCGCAGATGAAGAGATTTCCCAGTGCATCGGCCGCCACATCGCCCACGGCATCAAAGCGCGCTTCGAGCGCGTCTTCGCCCTCGCCGGCAAAACCCTGCTGGCCGGTTCCCGCAATCGTCACGATGATACCCGGGGGCACGACCTGCGGATCGTTTCCGCAAGAAGCGACCGCAAATGAAACAGCGAGAATCGTCAGAATTGTTCGAGACCAGTAGTGTGCCTTCTTGTTGTAAAACATGCGCAAGTTGTTCCTTCCCCGCGTAAGAATCGTTACTGGAGTTCGAGCTCGATCCCCCAGAAATCAAGCTGCCCGCCATCGGGATCGCAGCAGTCGGTGACCTTGAGCGTCCAGGTGCCCTGCACCGACTTGCCCTGCAGATCGACCAGGTCCCCCTCGGGCTGGAATCGCCCGCTGTAGGGCGGAGTCACGTCCACGATTCCGAAGGGCGCCTCGTCGTCGAAGACCGTCCCGGAAAATGCGTTGATCGCATCGTCACCGTTTCCGTCGCTCAGGATCACCTCCGTGGCGTCGGGCGCGATGAGCGTAATCGTCAAATCGCCGGAGAACGAGTGGGAAATGTCGACTTCCACGTTGATGTCCTGCACCGTCCCGGTGGCATCGACTGTGATGGTGCTGAGCACCGTGGAGAAATCGGCAATGTCCAGGGGAATCTGTGGCGGTTGGGCGTCAAAGAACAGAGTCTGCCCCGCTGAGGAGATCGGTGCCATCAAATTGGGCACGATGAAGATGTCGCCGAGGTTATTGCTATCGAGCGGATCGAGGTTGGTCGCATCCGAGGCGAGCACAACACTGGCCCCGCCGGGAGAGATCCACGCAGCAAAGCTCTCGTCGTCGGTCTCGCGTCCAAGGGGCGGAATGTTCACGCGGCGAATCTCGGTCTCGCCCACCTCATCGTAGACCTGGTTGTTGTCCCGGTCCCGATCGAGCACGAAGACATCGGCAAAGAAGTTCGTGTCGCCGGCGACCAGGTTCGTGGCGTCCGAGACAAAGGCCACGAAACGCCCGTCATTGCTGATGGTGCCCTGCTCGCTGGCCCCGTCGGTCTCGCCGCCCAGCAGCGGAACGCTCAGGCGCACCGTGCTCACACCGCTCATTTCATCGAAGATTCCGTTACCGTCGGTATCGCGGTCTCGCAGAAACACGTCACTCTCGCCATTGGTATCGCCTGCCACCAGATTGGTCGCAAACGAATCGAAGACCACGTAGCGCCCATCGTTGGAGATCCAGGGCCGTTCTGAGTCGTCGTTGGCTTCCGTGCCCGCCGTGGAGACGCTGACCCGGATGATGGCGATGTCGGCGCCATCATCGTAGGTGCCCATTCCATCCACATCGCGGTCGTGAATGAAGATGTCCGCTGCGTCATTCGTGTCACTCGCTACAAGATTCGTGGCCAGCGACATGAAGACCACGTGCCGGCCATCAGCGGAGATGCGCGGGCGGAAGCTGTTGCTGTCGGTGTCGCCGCCTCCGTCGTTGAGCGTCAGGCGCGAGATCCGCCGGGCACCCGCAACAAGCGCGGGATCCTCATCGAAGATGTTGTTGTCGTCGGCATCGCGGTCGAGCACGAAGAGGTCCAGCGAATTGGCATCCGATTCGCTCGTCGCATAAGTGGCGATTACCGGCGCCCCGCCGGCGGGCGCAGTACCGAATGTCAGCGTCAGCGTGCTGCTGGCATAGACGATGGTGCCCGAGCCGCCGTTATCGCAGACCAGGGTTCCAGCCATGTCGTCCGTGCAGGTTTCCATCCCGTCGGTCACCTTGAAGGATCCGGGCACGGCGCTACGTTCAAAGAGGACCTTGTTGAAAATCGTGGTGGAGTTATCGCCCGTCCCCACCGTTTCGTAGCGGGTGGCGATATTATTGGCGAACGATTCAAAGACCA
Coding sequences within it:
- a CDS encoding proprotein convertase P-domain-containing protein — its product is DAMLPRRVERASVAQGRVQAEDAALFPTISGLGNWVAYESDAGNIDFTDSGSFSDIFLYDRTTKQTSRASVSIDPITGMISEANGNSHSPSLNADPGDAGIDGRFLVFESFANNIATRYETVGTGDNSTTIFNKVLFERSAVPGSFKVTDGMETCTDDMAGTLVCDNGGSGTIVYASSTLTLTFGTAPAGGAPVIATYATSESDANSLDLFVLDRDADDNNIFDEDPALVAGARRISRLTLNDGGGDTDSNSFRPRISADGRHVVFMSLATNLVASDTNDAADIFIHDRDVDGMGTYDDGADIAIIRVSVSTAGTEANDDSERPWISNDGRYVVFDSFATNLVAGDTNGESDVFLRDRDTDGNGIFDEMSGVSTVRLSVPLLGGETDGASEQGTISNDGRFVAFVSDATNLVAGDTNFFADVFVLDRDRDNNQVYDEVGETEIRRVNIPPLGRETDDESFAAWISPGGASVVLASDATNLDPLDSNNLGDIFIVPNLMAPISSAGQTLFFDAQPPQIPLDIADFSTVLSTITVDATGTVQDINVEVDISHSFSGDLTITLIAPDATEVILSDGNGDDAINAFSGTVFDDEAPFGIVDVTPPYSGRFQPEGDLVDLQGKSVQGTWTLKVTDCCDPDGGQLDFWGIELELQ